GAGTTGTGCGGGGGTACCCACGTTTCGACGACCTCGCAGATCGGGCTCTTCAAGATCACCAGCAGCCAGTCCGTCGGTGCCAATACGCGCCGCATCGAGGCCATCACGTCGGCCAAGGCGATCGAGTACTACCGCAACCTTGAACGAGAGTTCTCCGGCCTCGCCGACGCGCTGGGCGTGAAGCCAGATCGCGCCGGCGCTGCCGTCGAGAAGCTGCAGGCGCAGTTGACGGACGCGCAGGCCAAGCTCAAGGCCGCCCAAGCCGGCACGGCGACGCCGGCGCTCGACCAGATCATCGGCGAGGTCCAGCAGGCGGGACCGATCACCTACGTCGCCGGCATCCCCGCCGTCTCGGAGAGCGCGGAGCTCCTCGATCTCGTCGATCGAGTACGCGACCGCTATCCGGAGGCGGTTGTGATCTTGGGCGCGGCGCTCGACGGCAAGGCCGCGCTCGTCGTCTCGGCGAGCGACAGCGCCGTCGGCCGCGGAGTTCACGCCGGAGAGATCCTGAAAGCCATGCTACCGGCCGTCGACGGCAAGGGCGGCGGAAAGCCCGCTCTGGCGCGCGGCGGCGGCGCCAACGCCGACGGACTCGCGGCCGCTCTTGCGGCCGGGGTAGCACGCGTTCAGGGTCTCGCCGAGGGGTAGTATGCGTGTCCTCGCGCTCGACCACGGCGCGGCTAGAACTGGCGTCGCCGTCTCGGATGTCACCGGTACACTTGCGCGCCCGCTCGAAGTGGTGGCGCGAGTCGATACGCAAGCTGGGCTCACCGCGTTGCTCAGTATCATCGCACGCGAGGCCCCGGGCGCCATCGTCGTCGGCCTCCCTGTGTCCCTCGACGGCCGCGAGCACGATCAGGCGCGGCGCGCACGCGCCTTCGCCGCTCGGCTCGAGGCGGCCGTCGCCTGTCCGGTCGTCCTGCACGACGAGCGGTTCACGACCAAACTCGCCGAGCAACGTGGCGGCCGCGCCGCGCGCGACGCCCGCGCGGCCGCCACGTTGCTCGAAGACTACCTGAGGACACATGATGAGCGGTCGTCCTGACGAACCCGGACAGTCGGGTCGTCCGCCCGCCGGCGGCGATTGGTTCCGCTACGAGCCCAAGTCGCCTAGTAGCCTTCCATCGTCCGGCGACCACGACCTCGATCATCTGCGGCACACACGCCGGCAGCCGCGCCCGGGAAGGACGCGGGCACGCCTCTTCGGCTACACCCTCGTGGCCCTCTTCGCGCTGCTCCTCGGCCTCGCCACGGGCTACGTGCGTGGCTACTTCGCCGAAGGCGAGGCCGGGGAAGAGGTGACTGTGGTGATCGCCTCCGGCGACAGTCTCAGTACCATCGCCGGCAAGCTCCAAGAGGCCGGCGTCGTCGAACACGCCGGCGCCTTCGTCATCCGTGCCCAGAGAGACGGGTACTCGTCCCAGCTCAAGCCGGGCAAGTACGTGCTGCGCAAGGGGCAGCCGTACGATGAGATCGTGGCCATCCTCATCGAGGGTCAGGCGGCACCGGTCGTCAAGGTGACGATCCCCGAGGGATCCACACTGGAACAATCGGCCACCCTCGTGTCGAGCGATCTGAGCGGCATCTCCGCCAAGGAGTACACACGCGTCGCACGCGACGAACCGCCGGCCTTCGCCCTTGACGGCTACAAGAAGGGGACCACCCTCGAGGGTCTCCTCTTTCCCGCCACCTACGAGGTACAACGCACCGTCACTGCCGAGCAGTTCGTCAACAAGCAACTGGACGCCTTCGGCGACGCCCTGAATCAAGTCGATCTCACGCGAGCGACAGAAGCCAATCTCACGCCGTACGACGTCGTCATCATCGCCTCAATGGTAGAGCGAGAAGCCCAGGTCGACGAAGAGCGCGCCATGGTCGCCGCAGTCATCTGGAACCGGCTCAAGGCCGACATGAAACTGCAGATAGACGCCACAGTTCAGTACGCGCTGGGGGAAACCAAACCGGTTCTCACCTTCGAAGACCTCAAAGTCGACTCACCGTACAATACGTACACCCACTCCGGCCTGCCTCCAACTCCCATTGCGAACCCTGGACTGGCATCGTTACAGGCTGCCGCGAATCCCGCCGAGGTAGACTACCTGTACTACGTCGCACGCGGCGACGGCACAG
This sequence is a window from Thermoleophilia bacterium. Protein-coding genes within it:
- the mltG gene encoding endolytic transglycosylase MltG; this translates as MSGRPDEPGQSGRPPAGGDWFRYEPKSPSSLPSSGDHDLDHLRHTRRQPRPGRTRARLFGYTLVALFALLLGLATGYVRGYFAEGEAGEEVTVVIASGDSLSTIAGKLQEAGVVEHAGAFVIRAQRDGYSSQLKPGKYVLRKGQPYDEIVAILIEGQAAPVVKVTIPEGSTLEQSATLVSSDLSGISAKEYTRVARDEPPAFALDGYKKGTTLEGLLFPATYEVQRTVTAEQFVNKQLDAFGDALNQVDLTRATEANLTPYDVVIIASMVEREAQVDEERAMVAAVIWNRLKADMKLQIDATVQYALGETKPVLTFEDLKVDSPYNTYTHSGLPPTPIANPGLASLQAAANPAEVDYLYYVARGDGTGRHYFSRTYEEFLANQAKAIQNSQ
- the ruvX gene encoding Holliday junction resolvase RuvX produces the protein MRVLALDHGAARTGVAVSDVTGTLARPLEVVARVDTQAGLTALLSIIAREAPGAIVVGLPVSLDGREHDQARRARAFAARLEAAVACPVVLHDERFTTKLAEQRGGRAARDARAAATLLEDYLRTHDERSS